GTGTACGATACCCCGCAAAATTTTGGGCTGATTCCGCTCACACAGCGGGCAGGCCACAGACGCAGCTGCGTTAAAGACCGCGATCCCGAATAGAATAATCTTTCTCATGATAAATCATTTATTGTTGTTCAAATTGACCACGCTCAATATAGCCTTGATCTGCTCCGGCGTAACCTTGGGCGCATTGTTGCCCCAGCTGGACCGCTCATAGTTCATGATCGCGGTCACCTCGTGCTCGGTAAATCCGGCATTGGTACCCACCGGGGGCATCGTCCCGAATCCCGGCCGGCCATTGTACCCGTGCATGATAATATCCGCATACTTCTGCAAATCGGTGCCATTCACCACCGAACTGCCTTTGAGTGGCGGGAACGCGCCCGGTAAACCCTCACCATTCGCCTGGTGGCAGCTCTGGCAATTTGCGGTGAATAGCTCTTTGCCATCCGGTTCCTGCGAACCTCCCGAGCCGCCGCCTCTGGCCGCGGATGCTTCCCGCTTATACAAGAAGGCTGGCGCCGTCGTGCCGTCCGGCAGTTTGATCTGCTTCAACGATTGCAGGTAGGCCACCAGACATAACGCGTCCTGTGTCGCCACGACCTTGCCGCCCTGGTCGTCCCGAAACTCCGCGGGCACGTTTACAACCTTATCACCCGCAGTTGGGTTTGTCTTTGTCATGAACAGCCACGGATACGCCGGCATGATCGACTCCTTCACTACAATGCGCGGATTATACAAATGCGCCAGGTGCCAGTCAATGCTCGGCTGCCGATCGCCGATGTCCGTGAGGTCCGGGCCCGTCCGTTCCGTCCCCATGAGGGTCGCCGTGTTCCGCCAGAAATCGGTACGTTTGTTCACCGCATAATCGGCAGCCAGGCTCGGCCGGTTTCCCCAAACCTTGTCCATTTCTACTTCCCGTACCTGCTGTGTATGACAGGCCACACATCCATTGGCGATGAAGAGCTGCTTTCCCCGCGCCGCTTCAGGCGATAATCCGTACCATCCCGGCAGGGGCTTATTATTTTTTTGGTTATACAAGGCAGGCAGGACCGCCACTACCAGCGTCAAGATGCCAAAGAACAAAAAGGCCGTCGTAAAAAGTTTCTTATGATTATCGAACCATTCCATATTCCAATATTGTTTTATTCGGCCACAGAAATGCCCGCCGCCTTCTCCAGCCTGCGGATCGCCTCCTCCCGTACATCCACCTCCTTCACCGGCCTGATCATCCGGTACATGTTGTAGGCAAAGAACAAATGAGACAGCCACATCATGCTCCCGCCGATCGCCCGCCATAACCAATAGGGACCCATGAATACCACGCCCTCGATGAACGGTTTTCCCGACATCCACAAAAACCCTTTCAGTGTCGCCCCATACATCAGCGGCACCGTATAGAACAGCAAGCCGAGTAACGCCAGCCAAAAATGCGCGCCGATGGTCAGCTGTGGCGCCTCCTGGCGCGTCAACCTGGGCACCAGCGCATAAGATGCTGCCCATATTAAGAAGGAGATAATGCCGTACATCGTCAGGTGCGAGTGCGCAACCGTAAAGTCCGTAAAATGCCACATTAGGTTAGTCCCCCGAAAAGCCTCCGCCGTACCCTGCATCGACCCCGTGAAGTAGAAGATCACCCCCGTCAAGAAGAACGGTAGGGTATAGCTATCCCGCAGCTTATACCAGCCGCCTCGGAACGTCATCAGAAAATTCGTCGTCCCCGCCACCACCGGTATGATCATGCCCACGCTGCCCACGATGGCAATGGTCTGCAACCACCAGGGGATAGCGCTAAAAACAAAGTGGTGCGTCCCTATCGTCGTATAAAAAAGGATCTGTGTCCAGAAGGCGAGGATACCCAGGCTATAGGAGTAGATCGGCCTGTTCAGCTGTTGCGGCAGGAAATAATACACGATCCCCAGTGTAAACAACATAAACCACATCCCCACCGCCTGGTGCATATAATAGCCCTGCACGATCGTCTCGCCCAGGCCATCCTGCCAGAAGGGAAGATAAGCCACCAGCGAGATCACGATCAGGTACATCAGTGCCGAGACGATATACCAGTTCGACAGATAAATCTCTCCCGTTTTCCGTTTGGCAATCGTGCGCAGGAAATTCGTGAGCGTCAGTGTCAGCGCTATGGCGAACAACAATTGCACCGGCCAGATATACTCCCGGTATTCCCCGCCGCCGTTGTTGATGCCGCCCATCAGACAGAGCGTCCCCAGCAGCACCTGCGCGTTGATCAACCACAGGGACCACCACCCTAGCTTCAAACTCGCCAGCGGTGTATTGCTCACCCGCGGGACGATATAATTACCGAGCCCTAACATCCCCAGCGACGCCCATCCCCAAAAAACCATATTCGTATGGACCGGCCGCAGTCGCCCGAAACTAAGCCAGCTCAAATGATCCGCATCCGGCGCCACAAACTTGATCCCGAGGTATTCGCCGACCGACGTCCCCAGCAACAGCCAAAAAGCCGCGGAACCAAGGTACCACAGGATCATCCGCGACAATCCCGCATCTACCTCGGGCCGGAGGGGCGCCTTTCGTTTCCGCGCAACCACCGGTGTGATCACCCTCGGGTCTACCCGCAGCAGCCCACGGTCATCAACCGCGGCCCTATCCCCGGCGAGCTCGCTTGGTGACAGTTGGTATTCCAGCGCCGCTTTTCTCGCCGCGAGTTCCGAATCCATATCGTCCGAAGCCGATGTCTCCAAAAATTCCGCGAGGTCTTCGGCTGAATCCAACTTGTCGGCATCCTGTTGCGCCCGGGCGGTACGGCGCGCCTTGAAAGCCAGGACCAGGATACCCAGGAGCACGGGCACCATCAGCAGGATCACGGTAACCAGGACGCCTGTGTGACTCAGCAACGTCCCGGCGCCCGGCTTCGAATCCTGCCCAAATGCTTCCCTTCCCCGCATCATCAGTACCAGGATCAACAGATACATCGGCAGCCTCGACCGGCGGTGTTCCCTCACCTGTCTCGCCTTTAAAATCCGCCCGATCTGTTCCTTTGACAAACCCGTCATCAGCTCCCTTATCCTTAATCCTTTGTCCTTTGACTTATGCTCCTGCCAGCTTTCCCGCAGCCGGCCGACCTGGTACTTCAGGATCAGCGAACCCGCGAGCATTGCAACAAGGATCAGCATAACCAGCAATACCCAGGACTCCCACGACCCGAACCGAAAAGAATAGGGCCGCCCATCGGAGGGAATATCGTCCGCCAGACAGGCCAACGCCGGCAGCAAACCCGCCAGCACGAAACCCACCCTTCTGAAAATAGTTTTTGGAGACATATTTGAAGATATTAATACCTTTTTATCTTTTATTGAAAGCCACCGATCAATCCGAACTTCGCCGATCCGCTCTTTTCCCTGCACGGCTTCTGCCCTACTTCCGTTTGAGGAACAACTGGTGTTCATCCAGCTTCGCAGTGAACTCCCCGATCCGCGAGTTTTCCAGCATTGCCCCGATCTCCTGCCGGATCTTCTTAAACTCCTCGTGGATCGGGCAGGGATGCGCCTCGGAACATTGCCGTAGACCCAACCCGCAGCCGGTGAACAATTGGTCGCCGTCCAACATCCGTACAATCTTCGCCAGGGTACATTCCCGGCCCTTGTCGTCCAGGTAGAAACCGCCATTCGGTCCCTTGACCGACTGCACCACCCCTTTGCGGCCAAGCTCCTGCATGATCTTCGCGATAAAATGCTCGGGCGAATCAATCCCCGCGGCAATCTCCCTGATCCCTACCCTTGCGCCGTTCTTAGAATGCTGCGCAATAAAGATCATAGCCCGGATGCCGTATTCACAAGTTCTCGAAAACATCCCAGCAAAGATAATCGCCATTCAGGAATAAAAGACATTTTTATCCTTTATTTTTTCCCCGCTCTTACCCGGCCATGTCCCGCAGATCACGTTACTCGTTCAAAGAACAATTTTGGATCGTCTGCTCCACACTGCCGGTGGTTGTTTGACATCCCTCCGGCGCCTATTCACAACCCAAAATTACCCTCCAATTCACCCAACCACAAGCCCATATCGTACATTGGCCATGTTACAGCAAAAGATGGCCGGTTTCATCAAATCCTTCCTAAAAGCTTTGATTTTCCTGATAGACCCGTATACATGGTTGGGGACTTCGAAACTACCGGTGACGTACAGGCTCCCCTTGGCCGGCGCGCAGTGTCTTGAAGACGTGAGCGGTGTCGTTGTATTCGCGAGCAAGTTTGACCTTCGCACCTTCGAATTCGAAGTATATATGGTAAAGATTGTTATAAGGTATCCCCTCGACCGTCCTGGCGAAACATTCGAGCTGGACGGTGACCTTGTTATTTTCAGCGACCATCTGACCGATCTTGAATTTGATCGGGCCGTCGAGACGCGATAGGATCCATTTGAGCCCCTCAGCAAAAGCGGGCATTTCCGTCGTTTCCCGTAACGTTGGAAACCAGTACGTTGCGTCATCATGGAATAGCGCAACGGCTCCGGCTACGTCACCCACCGAGAAGCAACTGAGGAACTGCCGCACGCTTTGCTTGTTGTTCTCCAGGATCGTCTCCTGATTCGCGCTTTTTTCCTTGTTCTTGATCACAATCAATTTGACAATCTTGTCATCCTTAACAGTAAAGAAATAGTCCAAATAGGTTGGGTCCGGCGCTTTCGATTTATCGTAATTCCCGTCTGTCAGAGCGGTAATGAGAAAATCACCATAATGCTCGATGATCTTATCCGCTTCGAAAGTCACTTTCGGTGCGATCATTTCTTTATCGCTCCAATTCCTGATCTGCTCTTTCCCCCGGAAATTCCTGGCAAAATCGTTGACCAGGGCATCCTCGGCAAAAGTGTCGATGAAAGCCTGGCTGTCGTGGGCATTAGCGGCTTTGATGAAGTCTTTGATGATGGAAGGTAAATGTGTCATACAATTTGGTTTTGTATTCTTATTATTCCAATGGTGTGCCATTAAATAAGTGATTGATTTATATTTACTTGAGTGATTTTTTTCGACTTAATATTGTTTTTATTTCGATAATTATCGATATTCATAGTGATATGTCGACACTGGAAGCAGTAACGCAATTTTTGCACGACGATCTACGGTTTGTCCGGGAGAAGGAAGTGTTCCTACAGATCATGCGGCGGAGGCTTGCAGGGCTTTTTGGTGAGCATGGTGTGTTCATCAGCCTCTATCAGGCTGATACGGACAGTTTTGTGCCGTATGGATTGGTTGCGGATTCGCCTATTACGGAGCATCCTGACTATGAGCATTTGCTCCGGCCGGCATACAGCTTCAGTGAAGAGCTGATCAAAAAGATCTTTTCCACGCCCGAGGGTATTGTCTGTTCTTTCGAAGAGGCGGTCAGTTTGAGTAGTGTGCGGGGGGTAACGGATTTTCAGCGGGAAGTGGGGGTGCGGGAGTTTTTATTTCTGCCGATCTATAAAGGTGCGGATGCGATCGGCATTTTTACGCTGGTTTCTATGGCAGCGGGGACGTTCGTTGCCGAAGAGCGGGTATTGTTGGAGGGGATTGCCAGGGAGATATCGGTTACGTTATCGAATATCCTTGCCTGGGAGACGATTGAAAGAAAGAATCAGTTATTGGAGCGGTATAAACGGCAACTGGAAGAGGAGAACTATTATCTTCAGGAGCAGATCAAGACCCATGACCGCTATCAGGAATTGATCGGGACCAGTCCGGGCATGCAGCAGATCTATCAATTGATCTCCGAGGTCGCCTTCACCAGCAGCACCGTATTGATCCTGGGTGAGACCGGCACTGGCAAGGAATTAGTAGCGCGGGCCATTCATCAGGCCAGTCCACGCAAGGATAAGCGGATGGTCAAGGTCAACTGCTCGGCGTTGCCGGTCAGTCTAATCGAGAGCGAGTTATTCGGGCACGAGCGGGGCAGTTTTACCGGTGCAACGGAACAGCGGATCGGCAAGTTCGAGCTGGCCAATAACGGTACGCTGTTTCTCGACGAGATCGGGGAATTGTCTGCCGATCTGCAGGTGAAGCTGCTGCGTGCGATACAGGAGAAGGAAATCGAGCGGATCGGGGGCAAGACGACCATCAAGGTTAATGTGAGGATTGTCACTGCGACGAATAGGGATTTGTATAGGGAGGTGCAGGAGGGGAGGTTCAGGAGCGACCTGTACTACCGGCTGCATGTATTTCCGATGACCATACCGCCGTTACGGGAGCGGAAGGAGGATATTCCGGCACTGGTCGGACACTTCATCCAGCGTTACGCGAGGAATACCGGCAAACAGGTTACCAGTGTGTCCAAGAAGGTTATGGAGGAGCTGATGGGGTATGACTGGCCTGGTAATATCCGGGAACTGGAGCATTTGGTCGAGCGTAGTGTCATATTAGCCAAGGGGTCGGTTATTAAAGATATGCATATCCCTTTGGGTGAGCGCAAAGGTGTGGAGAAGGTGGAAAAGCCGGTGCGGACCCTGGTGGAAAATGAGCGGGAGCACATTTTGTGGGCGCTGCGTAAGTGCAATG
This region of Dinghuibacter silviterrae genomic DNA includes:
- a CDS encoding sigma-54-dependent Fis family transcriptional regulator, whose amino-acid sequence is MPYGLVADSPITEHPDYEHLLRPAYSFSEELIKKIFSTPEGIVCSFEEAVSLSSVRGVTDFQREVGVREFLFLPIYKGADAIGIFTLVSMAAGTFVAEERVLLEGIAREISVTLSNILAWETIERKNQLLERYKRQLEEENYYLQEQIKTHDRYQELIGTSPGMQQIYQLISEVAFTSSTVLILGETGTGKELVARAIHQASPRKDKRMVKVNCSALPVSLIESELFGHERGSFTGATEQRIGKFELANNGTLFLDEIGELSADLQVKLLRAIQEKEIERIGGKTTIKVNVRIVTATNRDLYREVQEGRFRSDLYYRLHVFPMTIPPLRERKEDIPALVGHFIQRYARNTGKQVTSVSKKVMEELMGYDWPGNIRELEHLVERSVILAKGSVIKDMHIPLGERKGVEKVEKPVRTLVENEREHILWALRKCNGKVFGHGGAAELLDVHVSTLNSKMRKLGIKKEQVFK
- a CDS encoding cytochrome c, with the translated sequence MEWFDNHKKLFTTAFLFFGILTLVVAVLPALYNQKNNKPLPGWYGLSPEAARGKQLFIANGCVACHTQQVREVEMDKVWGNRPSLAADYAVNKRTDFWRNTATLMGTERTGPDLTDIGDRQPSIDWHLAHLYNPRIVVKESIMPAYPWLFMTKTNPTAGDKVVNVPAEFRDDQGGKVVATQDALCLVAYLQSLKQIKLPDGTTAPAFLYKREASAARGGGSGGSQEPDGKELFTANCQSCHQANGEGLPGAFPPLKGSSVVNGTDLQKYADIIMHGYNGRPGFGTMPPVGTNAGFTEHEVTAIMNYERSSWGNNAPKVTPEQIKAILSVVNLNNNK
- a CDS encoding cbb3-type cytochrome c oxidase subunit I, which produces MSPKTIFRRVGFVLAGLLPALACLADDIPSDGRPYSFRFGSWESWVLLVMLILVAMLAGSLILKYQVGRLRESWQEHKSKDKGLRIRELMTGLSKEQIGRILKARQVREHRRSRLPMYLLILVLMMRGREAFGQDSKPGAGTLLSHTGVLVTVILLMVPVLLGILVLAFKARRTARAQQDADKLDSAEDLAEFLETSASDDMDSELAARKAALEYQLSPSELAGDRAAVDDRGLLRVDPRVITPVVARKRKAPLRPEVDAGLSRMILWYLGSAAFWLLLGTSVGEYLGIKFVAPDADHLSWLSFGRLRPVHTNMVFWGWASLGMLGLGNYIVPRVSNTPLASLKLGWWSLWLINAQVLLGTLCLMGGINNGGGEYREYIWPVQLLFAIALTLTLTNFLRTIAKRKTGEIYLSNWYIVSALMYLIVISLVAYLPFWQDGLGETIVQGYYMHQAVGMWFMLFTLGIVYYFLPQQLNRPIYSYSLGILAFWTQILFYTTIGTHHFVFSAIPWWLQTIAIVGSVGMIIPVVAGTTNFLMTFRGGWYKLRDSYTLPFFLTGVIFYFTGSMQGTAEAFRGTNLMWHFTDFTVAHSHLTMYGIISFLIWAASYALVPRLTRQEAPQLTIGAHFWLALLGLLFYTVPLMYGATLKGFLWMSGKPFIEGVVFMGPYWLWRAIGGSMMWLSHLFFAYNMYRMIRPVKEVDVREEAIRRLEKAAGISVAE
- a CDS encoding nuclear transport factor 2 family protein, coding for MTHLPSIIKDFIKAANAHDSQAFIDTFAEDALVNDFARNFRGKEQIRNWSDKEMIAPKVTFEADKIIEHYGDFLITALTDGNYDKSKAPDPTYLDYFFTVKDDKIVKLIVIKNKEKSANQETILENNKQSVRQFLSCFSVGDVAGAVALFHDDATYWFPTLRETTEMPAFAEGLKWILSRLDGPIKFKIGQMVAENNKVTVQLECFARTVEGIPYNNLYHIYFEFEGAKVKLAREYNDTAHVFKTLRAGQGEPVRHR
- a CDS encoding RrF2 family transcriptional regulator, whose translation is MFSRTCEYGIRAMIFIAQHSKNGARVGIREIAAGIDSPEHFIAKIMQELGRKGVVQSVKGPNGGFYLDDKGRECTLAKIVRMLDGDQLFTGCGLGLRQCSEAHPCPIHEEFKKIRQEIGAMLENSRIGEFTAKLDEHQLFLKRK